In one Antennarius striatus isolate MH-2024 chromosome 1, ASM4005453v1, whole genome shotgun sequence genomic region, the following are encoded:
- the trim66 gene encoding tripartite motif-containing protein 66, with amino-acid sequence MEKRCSECSEPAMARSLCTLCNKWLCYPCTDVHQHQRPPPAPGAPQRPDLHQRGCSSGQGSYPRPPPMCHSHRQEPLEIFCESCDLLCCSSCQLTSHKNHRVIQTSRALQEQRWLFDRLMVQVEERRSAVENGAKQTQDRLRGVKIAHRKAENQIKMAKMIMMNELNKRANLLIEQLQTISEDVQRRLEDHLQGAIEVCGQLDHIQKFITWATTPHSGDPVLFSRALISLQMQQLLEPSLVSDSWTPIKIRFNWDASYWTQQVSSLGQLTVEGGTCPYPQGVACSSILRPQPISCLALPSACHRSRVGGCGFQTSCCEPQICCLHGVPLPPPGASGMDAFCSSRCGPSCLQPAPPHQNLQLQRRWDPSSSSSHLPSSSPVPLVECVQLGCSQGTPSAQTPPQMKAFLYGGHREVHPDPDLDHRSGHCLAPAAPQQDVSLHGDVTTEDLWEDRCRSDEGGGSAGSRDPGDGPVQPVQSEPRPEQQRTRPELMVGPQRDDRRSSLEASLSDLQRESDAQRSRLSPGLVCARTARRSQSIPTELAAPSAAPHAEKPPGCTSGVEAGAANKSTAPGPSQRRASDGVPCVVMETPSNATPSRDRPSPASYKTEPEVDPDAGGRSKASTSAPHRNIQKDPGGPRVPVVCLERLKVLVSQLPPHGRRQSDPLLVSGADGNKTHPQQKISHDAVPEGTTGGGCAATRTPRTLPQPSCPERVKCHQTNTHTTASEFDPPGGTSSQTVFYALKSSSALDSDSDPRSEGVGGSCASSSELECLAGGNPVTTGELGLGADADTGRESEQSVNDEPVSDAGAGSDDVQGLDADPESCDAEMESDTQPESNPSFQTETDSDILSDQHPDSQGSELNVESEQEAASDDPRPLHSDQEEESPIGPDQKTLLIANPAALRCPELQTDRDAAEMESEDFCAVCLIGGDLLCCDRCPKVFHLSCHVPPLLSFPSGDWVCSLCRDVLQPEVLYDYENEKRPGEHGSAHGLPDADQRKCERLTLLVLSNVLSAPFQEPVSPQARHYYQIIRRPVDLSMIRARLSRRSVRRYRTPQQFVDDVFLMFQNCAKFNYPDSEVAQAGRSLEAFFVSKLKEVFPDRVFPAAEAESDSDEYDEAFRTPEDGFPWSDRREQSHRKRKRRNSLKFRRHHV; translated from the exons ATGGAGAAG AGATGCTCGGAGTGTTCCGAGCCGGCGATGGCTCGCAGCTTGTGTACGCTCTGCAACAAGTGGTTGTGCTACCCGTGCACTGATGTGCACCAGCACCAGagaccccccccagcccccggCGCCCCCCAGCGTCCTGACCTGCACCAGAGGGGCTGCAGCTCTGgacaag GGTCGTACCCTCGGCCCCCCCCCATGTGCCATTCTCACAGACAGGAACCCCTGGAGATCTtctgtgagtcatgtgaccttctgtgctgcagcagctgtcAGCTGACCTCCCACAAAAACCACAG GGTGATCCAGACCAGCAGAGCCCTGCAGGAGCAGCGCTGGCTGTTTGACCGTCTGATGGttcaggtggaggagaggaggtcaGCGGTGGAGAATGGCGCCAAACAAACCCAGGACAG ACTTCGTGGAGTGAAGATCGCACACAGGAAGGCAGAGAACCAGATTAAAATGGCAAAGATGATTATGATGAACGAGCTGAACAAACGAGCCAACCTATTAATAGAGCAGCTGCAg ACGATCTCAGAGGACGTCCAGCGGCGTCTGGAGGACCACCTGCAGGGGGCGATAGAGGTTTGTGGCCAGCTGGACCACATCCAAAAGTTCATCACCTGGGCGACGACCCCCCACTCTGGGGACCCGGTGCTGTTCAGCAGGGCTCTG ATCTCCCTCCAGATGCAGCAGCTCCTGGAGCCGTCTCTCGTCTCCGACTCCTGGACTCCCATCAAGATCAGATTCAACTGGGACGCCAGTTACTGGACCCAGCAGGTGTCCAGTTTAG GCCAGTTAACCGTTGAGGGGGGAACCTGTCCATATCCTCAGGGCGTGGCCTGCTCCAGCATCCTCAggcctcagccaatcagctgcctgGCTCTGCCGTCTGCGTGTCACCGGTCCCGGGTGGGGGGCTGTGGTTTCCAGACTTCCTGCTGTGAGCCGCAGATATGCTGCCTGCACGGAGTCCCGTTGCCCCCCCCCGGTGCGTCTGGTATGGACGCCTTCTGCAGCTCCAGGTGTGGCCCCAGCTGCCTCCagcccgcccccccccaccagaacCTGCAGCTCCAGAGACGCTGGGACCCAAGTAGCTCGTCGTCACACCTcccctcctcatcacctgtccCGCTGGTCGAATGCGTTCAGCTGGGGTGCAGTCAGGGGACGCCATCCGCTCAGACGCCCCCCCAGATGAAAGCTTTCCTATATGGGGGCCACAGGGAAGTCCATCCGGACCCCGACCTGGACCACAGGTCAGGTCACTGTCTGGCCCCCGCCGCTCCGCAGCAGGATGTCAGCCTGCATGGAGACGTGACGACTGAGGACCTCTGGGAGGACAGATGCAGGTCAGACGAGGGCGGGGGGTCAGCCGGGAGCCGAGACCCGGGGGACGGTCCGGTCCAACCGGTCCAGTCAGAACCCAGACCAGAACAACAGAGGACCAGACCAGAGCTGATGGTCGGACCACAAAGAGACGACAGG cGATCGTCCCTGGAGGCGTCGCTGTCGGATCTCCAGCGTGAATCTGACGCGCAGAGGAGCAGACTGAGTCCCGGTTTGGTCTGCGCCAGGACAGCTAGACGATCCCAGAGCATCCCCACAGAACTGGCTGCCCCGTCCGCCGCCCCCCACGCTGAAAAACCCCCAGGATGCACCAGTGGTGTGGAGGCAGGAGCCGCAAATAAG AGCACTGCTCCGGGTCCCAGCCAGAGGAGGGCCTCAGACGGAGTCCCGTGTGTCGTCATGGAAACGCCATCCAATGCCACGCCTTCCAGAGACCGCCCATCTCCAGCGTCCTACAAGACGGAGCCAG AGGTGGATCCTGATGCGGGGGGGAGGAGCAAGGCGTCGACCAGCGCCCCCCACAG GAACATTCAGAAGGACCCGGGGGGGCCCAGGGTCCCGGTGGTTTGTCTGGAGCGACTCAAAGTCCTGGTGTCTCAACTCCCCCCACACGGACGACGGCAGAGCGACCCCCTACTTGTCAGCGGGGCTGACGGGAACAAAACCCACCCGCAGCAGAAGATCTCCCATGATGCAGTGCCTGAA GGGACAACTGGTGGAGGGTGTGCAGCTACGAGGACCCCGCGCACACTCCCACAACCATCGTGCCCTGAGCGTGTGAAGTGTCatcagaccaacacacacaccactgccAGTGAGTTTGACCCCCCGGGGGGCACCAGCTCTCAGACCGTGTTTTATGCCCTGAAGAGTTCTTCCGCTCtggactctgactctgacccccGGTCAGAAGGTGTCGGTGGTTCTTGTGCGTCTTCCTCCGAACTGGAATGTCTGGCGGGGGGGAACCCAGTGACCACAGGAGAGCTGGGACTCGGTGCTGACGCCGATACAGGAAGGGAGTCAGAACAGAGTGTTAATGATGAACCAGTATCTGATGCAGGAGCTGGATCAGATGACGTCCAGGGTCTGGATGCTGATCCAGAGTCATGTGATGCTGAGATGGAGTCAGACACCCAACCGGAGTCTAACCCAAGTTTCCAGACGGAGACGGATTCCGACATTCTGTCCGATCAGCATCCGGACTCCCAGGGGTCTGAACTCAACGTAGAATCCGAACAGGAAGCGGCGTCCGACGATCCGCGACCCCTTCACTCcgaccaggaggaggagtccCCCATCGGTCCAGATCAGAAGACTCTTCTGATCGCAAACCCCGCCGCTCTAAGGTGCCCCGAGCTCCAGACTGACCGGGACGCCGCCGAGATGGAGAGCGAGGACTTCTGCGCCGTGTGTCTGATCGGAGGCGACCTGCTGTGCTGCGACCGCTGCCCCAAAGTCTTCCACCTGTCTTGCCACGTCCCGCCTCTGCTGAGCTTCCCCTC GGGCGACTGGGTGTGCAGCCTCTGCAGGGACGTCCTGCAGCCGGAGGTCCTGTACGACTATGAGAACGAGAAACGGCCTGGAGAACATGGGTCGGCACACGGACTGCCCGACGCCGATCAGAGG AAATGTGAGCGACTGACTCTCCTGGTCCTCAGTAATGTCCTGAGCGCCCCCTTCCAGGAGCCCGTCAGCCCACAG GCTCGTCACTACTACCAGATCATCAGGAGGCCGGTGGATCTGTCCATGATCAGAGCCAGACTCAGCAGGAGGAGCGTCCGACGCTACAGGACACCACAACAGTTTGTCGATGACGTCTTTCTAATGTTCCAAAACTGTGCAAAGTTCAATTAT CCTGATTCTGAGGTGGCTCAAGCCGGCCGCAGCCTGGAGGCGTTCTTTGTCTCCAAGCTGAAAGAGGTTTTCCCGGACAGAGTTTTCCCTGCAGCCGAGGCAGAGTCCGACAGCGACGAGTACGATGAGGCCTTCAGGACCCCCGAGGACGGATTCCCCTGGTCGGACAGGAGGGAGCAGAgccacaggaagaggaagaggagaaactcTCTCAAGTTCAGGAGGCATCATGTCTGA